CGATCAGGAAAACCTTGGCCACCAGCAGGTCGTTCCACGTCCAGAGGAACTGGAAGATGGCAAAGCTCGCCAGCGCCGGAAACGACAGCGGCAGGATGATCTTGGTGAAGATCTGGAACTCTGTCGCGCCATCCACGCGGGCGTTCTCGATGATGTCGCGCGGCAGGCCGACCATGTAGTTGCGCAGGAGGTAGACCGCCAATGGCAGGCCAAAGCCCGTGTGCGCCAGCCAGACCCCCAGGTAGCCCTTGCCGATGCCGATGTTCAGGTGCAGTTTCAGAAGCGGGATCAGCGCCAGTTGCAGCGGCACCACCAAGAGGCCGACCACGAAGGCGATCAGCAGCGCCCGGCCCGGGAAATCCATCCAGGCCAGCGCATAGGCCGCGAAGGCCGCCACGACGATGGGAATGATCGTCGCCGGTATCGTCACCGTCAGCGTGTTGAAGAAGGCCTTTCCCATGCCTTCAGAGCTGTTCGAGAACAGCAGGTAGCGGTAGTTGTCCAGCGTGAACTCGGGCGGGGTGGTGGCGGTGACAAAGACCCGCTCGCCGCGCCGTCCTGCCATCTCGACATCCGCTTCCAGCCGATAGTCGCCGTTCTCCATCACGGTCATGCGCTCGCCGCCGCGCATCTCGGCGGTGTCGCCGGGCCGGTAGGCCGCCACGTCGCGCGCATTTGTCCCCCATGCCGAGATCGGCGCCGGGGCCACACCCTCCTGTGTGTAGAGATTGCCCTCGATGACGAAAAGCGCGCCCTCCTGCACCTGCTCTGACGGCGCGGCGGTGCGCAGGGTCAGGCTCTGCTCGGTGGGAACAAGCGCCTTCCACCAGCCCGAGCCGGAGATCTGGTCGGCGGTCCGGAAGGACGAGACCAGCAGCCCCACGGTCGGAAACAGCCAAAGCGCCACCAGCAGCACGACAGAGATATGCACCGCCCATGTCAGCGAGGATTTTGTGCCTGCAATCGTGTCCATGTCTCCGCTCCCCCTACCGCATTTCGCGGCGCGCGTTGCGCACGTTCCAGACAAGGATCGGTGTCACCAGAACCATGATCACGATGGCCGAGGCCGACCCCACACCCCAGTCGTTTGCGCGGAACAGCTTGTCGTACATGTAGTTGGCCAGAACCTGCGTCTGCCATTGCCCGTTGGTCATGGCAAAGACGATGTCGAAGACCTTCAGCACGACCAGCGTGATCGTCGTCCAGACCACCATGATGGTCGACATGATCTGCGGCACCTTGATCCTGAAGAAGATCTGGAACGGGTTGGCGCCATCGACGATGGCGGCCTCGACGGTTTCCTCGGGGATGCCGCGCAGGGCCGCGCTCAGGATCACCATGGCAAAGCCGGTCTGTATCCAGATCAGCACGATCATCAGGAAGAAATTGTTCCAGAACGGGATCGTCAGCCATTGCACCGGCCCCTCGCCCGACAGCCAGACATAGACCGCGTTCAGAACCCCGATCTGCTCGGACCCTTCCGGGCGGGCATCATAGACCAGTTTCCAGATCACCGCCGCGCCGACGAAAGAGATCGCCATGGGCATGAAGATCAGCGACTTGGCGATATTGCCCCACTTGATCCGGTCGGTCAGCTGCGCCGCCAGCAAGCCGAAGGCGGTCGAGGCGGCGGGCACCACAACCAGCCACAGCATGTTGTTGCGCATCGCCTCCCAGAACTTCGGCTCGGCCATCATGCGGCTGTAGTTGTCGAAGCCCACGAAGGCCCCGCCCTGCGCGCGGCTGGTGAAGGACAGCCGCAGCGTCTCTATGACCGGATAGGCAAGGTAGAGCGTCAGCGCAAAGAGCGCCGGAAACAGGAAGAGCCACGGCCGGACCATATTGGCGCGATTGATATTGCGCCCGGCGTTCGGCCCCCTTGCGGGGAACAGCACGCGGTCCAGCAGCATGTTCGAAAAGTAGAAATAGGCGAGGCAGGCGCCGACGCCGATCACGATGGTCAACAACCCCAGCAGCGCCGGATGCATGGCCTTTCCTCCCGCCGTGTCAGGTGGCGGGGACCGGTCCGGCCCCCGCCCGCCGCCTTACTTCAGCGCATCCCAGCTTTGCTGGATCTCGCCCGCCACGTCCTGTGCCGACTTGCCGCCGACATATTCCACCATGCCGGTCCAGAAGGTGCCCGCGCCCACGCCGCCGGGCATCAGGTCAGAGCCGTCGAAGCGGAAGGTGGTCGCGTTGGTCAGCACCTCGCCAAGGGCCCGCTGGGTGTCGTCGATATAGGCCTCGGGGTTGGCGGCGGTCAGCGGCGTCAGAAAGCCGGGCTGCGCCATCATCACCTCATGCGCGAAAGGCGTTTGCAGGAACCGCAGGAAGGCCTGCGTGGCGGCGCTGTCCTTGGTGACGCCCATCAGTGTACCCGCGCCCTGCACCGGCTGGCCCAGATCCTTGCCCTCGTAGGCCGGGAAGTAGAAGAAATCCGCGTCCAGACCGACCTCTGTGCCTTCGGGGAAATAGGCCGGGATAAACGAGGCCTGACGGTGCATCATGCACTGCGGCGG
This region of Ponticoccus alexandrii genomic DNA includes:
- a CDS encoding carbohydrate ABC transporter permease, with product MHPALLGLLTIVIGVGACLAYFYFSNMLLDRVLFPARGPNAGRNINRANMVRPWLFLFPALFALTLYLAYPVIETLRLSFTSRAQGGAFVGFDNYSRMMAEPKFWEAMRNNMLWLVVVPAASTAFGLLAAQLTDRIKWGNIAKSLIFMPMAISFVGAAVIWKLVYDARPEGSEQIGVLNAVYVWLSGEGPVQWLTIPFWNNFFLMIVLIWIQTGFAMVILSAALRGIPEETVEAAIVDGANPFQIFFRIKVPQIMSTIMVVWTTITLVVLKVFDIVFAMTNGQWQTQVLANYMYDKLFRANDWGVGSASAIVIMVLVTPILVWNVRNARREMR
- a CDS encoding carbohydrate ABC transporter permease, which gives rise to MDTIAGTKSSLTWAVHISVVLLVALWLFPTVGLLVSSFRTADQISGSGWWKALVPTEQSLTLRTAAPSEQVQEGALFVIEGNLYTQEGVAPAPISAWGTNARDVAAYRPGDTAEMRGGERMTVMENGDYRLEADVEMAGRRGERVFVTATTPPEFTLDNYRYLLFSNSSEGMGKAFFNTLTVTIPATIIPIVVAAFAAYALAWMDFPGRALLIAFVVGLLVVPLQLALIPLLKLHLNIGIGKGYLGVWLAHTGFGLPLAVYLLRNYMVGLPRDIIENARVDGATEFQIFTKIILPLSFPALASFAIFQFLWTWNDLLVAKVFLIDATGKTTVMTNQIVELLGTRGGNWEILATAAFVSIAVPLAVFFAMQRYLVRGLLAGSVK